Proteins found in one Desulfofalx alkaliphila DSM 12257 genomic segment:
- a CDS encoding MarR family winged helix-turn-helix transcriptional regulator → MDTMSLGKWISLLYRYGQIYVARELKQYKIGTGQFLFLVVLYKKDGLPQDQLARCLNIDKGTTARAISKLEEAGYVSRKQNQKDLRSNLVFLTQKAKDFQPRAYSIINRWSEVITHGMSPQEVDYALALLEKMAENATVYIDNKRP, encoded by the coding sequence ATGGATACCATGTCTCTTGGGAAATGGATCTCATTGCTGTACCGCTATGGTCAAATTTATGTTGCCAGGGAATTAAAACAATATAAGATCGGCACAGGGCAGTTTCTTTTTTTAGTGGTCCTATATAAAAAAGACGGCTTACCACAGGATCAGCTGGCCCGCTGCTTAAACATCGACAAAGGAACCACCGCCAGGGCCATAAGCAAACTGGAAGAGGCCGGTTATGTGAGCAGAAAGCAAAATCAAAAGGATTTGCGATCAAACCTGGTCTTTTTAACACAAAAGGCAAAGGACTTTCAGCCCCGGGCATATTCCATCATCAACAGGTGGTCTGAAGTTATTACCCACGGTATGAGCCCGCAAGAAGTGGATTATGCCCTGGCGCTGTTGGAGAAGATGGCTGAAAATGCAACTGTATACATAGATAACAAACGACCATAA
- a CDS encoding MATE family efflux transporter, with translation MKQQHIERLGKEPIPKVLTKLATPAAFGLLVMASYNIVNAIFVERAVGMVGVSAVSIAFPVQLIIMAVAGAIGIGGASLISRLLGANKIEEANKVFGNIITLLLIVSVLGVVLGLKYLTPILYLFGSSESILPYAQEYLGIILYGTFFFAVGFCMNNIVRSEGNARIAMYTMLISAILNIIFTPLFIFGFDMGIKGSALSAVVAQGITTVYLIHYYAAGKSSLSFYAPYLRPKLAIIKQILAIGSSAFVQQAAGSIMFVFANHMLIIYGGDIAVGVFGIIHRIIMLSFMPVIGIVQGLLPIVGYNYGAKQHHRVSESISLAIKASTVIVAVCFVIIMAFPKPILLVFTSDSTAIKIGQTALRIMFALSLTVGIQSVTGAVFQALGMAKAAFILSTSRQILFLIPLILILPLKFKLEGIWLAFPVADLLSFLLALVFIYSYKSIFFPVKKTATMAQSTSE, from the coding sequence GTGAAACAGCAACACATTGAAAGGTTGGGCAAGGAACCCATACCAAAGGTGTTAACAAAACTGGCAACCCCTGCAGCATTTGGTCTGCTTGTGATGGCATCATATAATATTGTAAATGCAATATTTGTAGAAAGAGCAGTGGGAATGGTGGGGGTTTCTGCAGTATCCATTGCCTTTCCCGTGCAATTGATTATTATGGCAGTGGCAGGGGCCATCGGTATTGGGGGGGCATCCCTGATATCAAGGCTGCTGGGAGCTAATAAAATCGAAGAGGCTAACAAGGTATTTGGCAATATAATTACCCTGCTACTAATCGTAAGCGTCCTTGGTGTAGTGCTTGGATTAAAATACTTAACACCCATACTATATTTATTTGGCTCCTCTGAAAGTATACTGCCTTACGCCCAGGAGTATTTAGGGATTATTTTATACGGCACCTTCTTCTTTGCCGTTGGTTTTTGCATGAATAATATTGTCCGTTCCGAAGGCAATGCCCGCATTGCCATGTATACCATGCTTATCTCAGCAATTCTTAATATTATCTTTACACCGCTTTTTATCTTTGGATTTGACATGGGAATTAAAGGATCTGCCCTGTCGGCAGTGGTGGCCCAAGGAATTACAACCGTTTACCTGATCCACTACTATGCCGCCGGAAAGAGCAGTCTTTCCTTTTATGCGCCCTATTTACGGCCTAAGCTTGCAATTATTAAACAAATACTGGCCATTGGCTCATCGGCCTTTGTTCAACAGGCGGCAGGAAGTATTATGTTTGTCTTTGCCAACCACATGTTGATTATCTATGGCGGAGACATTGCAGTGGGGGTATTCGGCATCATCCACAGGATTATTATGCTCTCCTTCATGCCCGTTATCGGCATAGTTCAAGGACTTTTGCCCATAGTGGGCTACAACTACGGGGCAAAACAACACCACCGTGTGAGTGAATCTATCAGCCTGGCCATAAAAGCTTCCACTGTCATTGTGGCAGTTTGTTTTGTCATAATTATGGCCTTTCCTAAACCCATCTTATTGGTTTTTACAAGCGACAGTACAGCCATCAAGATAGGTCAAACAGCCTTAAGAATTATGTTTGCCCTTTCCCTTACCGTCGGTATTCAATCGGTGACCGGGGCAGTATTTCAGGCATTGGGAATGGCTAAGGCTGCCTTTATCCTGTCCACCTCGCGTCAAATATTGTTTTTAATTCCCTTAATACTGATTCTTCCGCTTAAGTTTAAGTTAGAGGGCATTTGGCTGGCCTTTCCGGTGGCAGACCTATTGTCTTTTCTCCTTGCCCTTGTTTTTATTTATAGTTACAAATCTATATTTTTTCCCGTCAAAAAAACTGCAACCATGGCACAGTCTACAAGTGAATAA
- a CDS encoding PhzF family phenazine biosynthesis protein — MMELTLYILDVFAEKKYAGNQLAVIRNANLLSDNEMQGIAKEMNFSETTFILSDKARNGGYDVRIFTPEEELPFAGHPTLGTAYVIKEEIINKPVDSVILNLKVGQIPVTFENEVLWMKQIEPSFGSIIDAEPIAKSLGIEVEEIDTRFNIQEVSTGLPFIIVPLKTLNAVRKAKIQSEEFRQLIKGTEAKAILVFCPETYKPENHLNARVFVDFYGIPEDPATGSANGCLAGYLVKNRYFNNKQINIRVEQGYEIGRPSLLLLKAREEDGSCEVLVGGNVIMVAKGELV, encoded by the coding sequence ATGATGGAATTAACATTATACATATTGGATGTTTTTGCGGAAAAAAAGTATGCCGGCAACCAACTTGCAGTGATTAGAAATGCCAATCTTTTATCAGACAATGAAATGCAAGGAATAGCTAAGGAAATGAATTTTTCTGAGACTACCTTTATATTATCAGATAAAGCTAGAAACGGCGGTTACGATGTAAGGATCTTTACCCCTGAGGAAGAGCTGCCCTTTGCAGGTCATCCGACACTGGGGACAGCCTATGTGATAAAAGAGGAAATTATCAATAAGCCTGTTGATTCAGTAATACTGAATTTGAAGGTTGGGCAAATCCCGGTTACTTTTGAAAATGAAGTCTTGTGGATGAAGCAAATAGAACCAAGCTTTGGCAGCATAATTGATGCAGAACCAATTGCTAAATCATTGGGAATTGAAGTAGAGGAAATAGATACAAGGTTTAACATCCAGGAAGTATCAACCGGATTGCCTTTTATTATTGTTCCTTTAAAAACCTTAAACGCTGTAAGAAAAGCTAAAATCCAAAGCGAAGAGTTCCGTCAATTAATAAAGGGTACCGAAGCAAAGGCAATACTGGTCTTTTGCCCGGAGACTTATAAGCCCGAAAATCACCTGAACGCCCGTGTATTTGTAGATTTCTATGGCATCCCGGAAGACCCGGCAACTGGAAGCGCCAATGGTTGTTTGGCTGGGTACTTGGTGAAAAACAGATATTTTAATAACAAGCAAATTAATATACGTGTAGAGCAAGGATATGAAATCGGAAGACCGTCACTGCTGCTGTTAAAGGCAAGGGAAGAAGACGGAAGCTGCGAAGTTTTAGTGGGCGGGAATGTGATTATGGTTGCCAAGGGAGAGTTAGTTTAA
- a CDS encoding MarR family winged helix-turn-helix transcriptional regulator, which yields MKKGNALSLISRIREKATKLIIKELEGHGIEGIVPSHGDILVILFQGERYTMKELADKIHRTKPTVTVLIEKLVQYGFVEKEKDSEDARLTYVKLTKKGRQLKPIFDTVSGRLNAVMYGDLTEKEAETFENLLERVNATFDRNMNLQ from the coding sequence ATGAAGAAAGGAAATGCACTGTCCCTGATAAGCAGAATAAGGGAAAAAGCAACCAAACTGATTATTAAAGAACTGGAAGGCCATGGGATTGAAGGTATTGTTCCTTCCCACGGTGATATTTTAGTTATCCTTTTTCAGGGCGAAAGATATACCATGAAGGAGTTAGCGGATAAAATTCATCGCACAAAACCCACAGTTACGGTACTAATAGAAAAACTGGTCCAATATGGTTTTGTTGAGAAGGAAAAAGACAGTGAAGATGCTAGGCTTACCTATGTAAAACTAACTAAAAAAGGGAGGCAGCTGAAACCGATCTTTGATACCGTTTCCGGTAGGCTAAATGCAGTTATGTACGGAGATTTAACAGAGAAAGAGGCAGAAACCTTTGAAAATTTACTGGAAAGGGTTAACGCCACCTTTGACAGGAATATGAATCTGCAGTAG
- a CDS encoding nitroreductase family protein → MNEVLKTIHSLHTSRDFSERAVSDDDLNTILDAAVRAANASSRQSYSIIVVDDRELMKEYFNYVGSKALVFCVDYNRIVDTAQHLNYEYSCDNISSFISGSTDAALAAQNAVIAARSLGIDSMFTNSLHRGDLSKFYQQFNLPEKYCFPLITLILGYGLEEKRGCKGRLRGPGVIHYGKYQPLTEEQLDQVVDQYNQPENKLGLPFFKPSEDFPNYLDWFFAVWSKPQKSEQFAKMQDKLYATLQKAGFIKEGL, encoded by the coding sequence ATGAATGAGGTGTTAAAAACAATCCATAGTTTGCACACAAGCCGTGACTTTTCTGAAAGGGCAGTCTCTGATGATGACTTAAATACCATCCTTGATGCTGCCGTTCGGGCTGCCAACGCCTCATCCCGGCAGAGTTATTCCATTATTGTGGTGGATGATCGAGAATTGATGAAAGAGTACTTTAATTATGTGGGCAGCAAGGCTTTAGTCTTTTGTGTGGACTACAACCGAATAGTGGACACAGCCCAACACCTTAATTACGAATATTCCTGTGACAATATCTCCAGTTTTATATCAGGCAGCACAGACGCTGCCCTGGCGGCTCAAAATGCAGTCATAGCCGCCCGTTCCTTGGGAATTGACTCAATGTTTACCAATAGTTTGCACCGCGGTGACTTGTCTAAATTCTACCAACAATTTAATCTGCCGGAGAAGTATTGCTTTCCGCTAATTACATTAATTTTAGGCTATGGCCTTGAAGAAAAGCGCGGTTGTAAAGGTAGGCTAAGGGGACCCGGTGTAATCCATTACGGTAAATATCAACCTTTAACTGAAGAACAGCTGGATCAAGTGGTGGATCAGTACAACCAACCGGAAAATAAATTAGGGCTGCCCTTCTTTAAGCCCAGTGAAGACTTCCCCAACTACCTGGATTGGTTTTTTGCAGTGTGGAGTAAACCTCAAAAATCTGAACAATTTGCAAAAATGCAAGATAAACTTTATGCCACCTTACAAAAGGCCGGTTTTATTAAGGAGGGCTTGTAG
- a CDS encoding aryl-sulfate sulfotransferase, with product MAVQFKKFDHIITEQFRAEQEFLAEYRKGNYTFANPYVKLNPYLIAPLTALVMFKTAEPTTVSVTVKGKEKAGDIGFSFPEATEHLIPVYGLYPGYENQVELVLGNGEGNLLTIQTEEAPDLVKRPTKITTTAEYFQDNLMFLSPTSPAMTAGYDYRGDVRWYGTLNFVFDIKRARNGRLLIGTHRLLMPPYHTTGIYEMGMIGKIYKEYRVPGGYHHDQFEMEDGNLLILTQDPSRGTVEDMCVLVDRKTGEILKAWDYQKVLPQDVGGSGSQDAHDWFHNNAVWYDKKTHTLTLSGRHQDAIINIDYDTGELNWVIGDPEGWPQELVDKYFFKPVGDGDFDWQYEQHACVVLPDGDIMAFDNGHWRAKVKEKYLPAKDNFSRGVRYRIDTEKMEIEQVWQYGKERGEEFFSTYICNVEYYDEGHYLVHSGGIGTFDGETCNKPPVQYRGEDEKKVVLRSVTVELKDDEVVYEMELPANYYRAEKLKLYCAEDVLTLGKGELLGTLGVTEEFTTIPPTEPGGMVPDKYNVKIGLEEDRLIFKATFDKGQMVLLQLEGDTSHSYFVPTTKRPFLAMCVGTFQESDERAVEFPVSRENLSGEFKISLIVDEYKYDTGVTVNL from the coding sequence ATGGCAGTTCAGTTTAAAAAGTTTGATCACATCATTACCGAGCAGTTTCGGGCAGAACAAGAATTTTTAGCGGAATACCGAAAGGGTAATTATACCTTTGCAAATCCCTATGTAAAACTAAATCCTTACCTCATTGCTCCTTTGACAGCCTTGGTGATGTTTAAAACAGCGGAGCCAACAACGGTAAGTGTCACTGTTAAAGGGAAAGAAAAGGCTGGGGATATTGGCTTTAGCTTTCCTGAAGCCACCGAACACCTGATACCTGTTTACGGCCTTTACCCCGGTTATGAAAACCAAGTTGAATTGGTGTTAGGAAACGGGGAGGGTAACCTTCTTACCATCCAGACAGAAGAAGCACCGGATTTGGTAAAACGTCCAACCAAGATTACCACCACTGCAGAATATTTCCAAGACAACCTTATGTTTCTTAGCCCCACATCTCCTGCCATGACCGCGGGCTATGATTACCGCGGAGATGTTCGCTGGTATGGTACCCTTAACTTTGTCTTCGATATAAAGAGGGCCAGAAACGGTCGCCTGTTAATTGGTACCCATCGCTTGCTGATGCCCCCATACCACACCACCGGTATTTACGAAATGGGCATGATTGGTAAGATTTACAAGGAGTATCGTGTGCCCGGCGGCTATCACCATGACCAATTTGAAATGGAAGACGGCAACCTGCTCATTTTAACCCAAGATCCATCCAGGGGCACCGTTGAAGATATGTGCGTATTGGTTGACCGCAAAACCGGGGAAATTTTGAAAGCATGGGATTACCAAAAGGTATTGCCCCAGGATGTGGGCGGCTCCGGCAGCCAAGATGCCCATGACTGGTTCCACAACAATGCAGTATGGTATGACAAGAAGACCCACACCTTAACCTTATCCGGACGCCACCAGGATGCCATTATCAACATTGATTACGACACCGGCGAATTAAATTGGGTTATTGGTGACCCAGAGGGCTGGCCCCAGGAGTTAGTTGACAAGTACTTCTTCAAGCCGGTGGGTGACGGGGATTTTGACTGGCAATATGAGCAGCATGCCTGTGTTGTACTGCCCGACGGCGACATCATGGCCTTTGACAACGGTCACTGGAGGGCGAAAGTAAAAGAAAAATACCTACCGGCCAAGGACAACTTCTCCCGGGGTGTGAGATATAGAATTGATACTGAAAAAATGGAAATTGAACAGGTATGGCAGTATGGTAAAGAAAGGGGAGAAGAATTCTTCTCAACCTACATCTGCAACGTAGAATATTACGACGAGGGCCACTATCTGGTGCACTCCGGCGGTATTGGTACATTTGACGGCGAAACCTGCAACAAGCCTCCGGTGCAGTACAGGGGCGAAGATGAGAAAAAAGTTGTACTTCGTTCAGTAACTGTGGAGTTAAAGGACGATGAAGTTGTGTACGAAATGGAATTGCCGGCAAACTACTACCGGGCAGAAAAATTAAAGCTTTACTGTGCAGAGGATGTATTAACCCTGGGTAAAGGTGAATTGTTGGGCACCTTAGGGGTTACCGAAGAGTTTACAACCATTCCCCCCACCGAACCGGGCGGCATGGTACCTGACAAATACAATGTTAAAATAGGTCTGGAGGAAGATAGGCTGATTTTCAAAGCAACCTTTGATAAAGGACAAATGGTACTGCTGCAGTTGGAAGGTGACACAAGCCATAGCTACTTTGTACCCACCACTAAGCGTCCATTCTTAGCCATGTGTGTAGGTACCTTCCAAGAAAGTGACGAGCGGGCGGTGGAATTCCCGGTGAGCAGGGAAAATCTGTCCGGTGAATTTAAAATATCTCTCATCGTGGACGAGTACAAATATGACACAGGGGTAACCGTTAACCTCTAA